The proteins below come from a single Mya arenaria isolate MELC-2E11 chromosome 8, ASM2691426v1 genomic window:
- the LOC128242071 gene encoding uncharacterized protein LOC128242071 — protein sequence MLLLLLIFCFCTHTAEGYNYTCLKCTESPRPYTCQTIQHCGSHELCHLEEYVTTIGSRRFNLGCMDEMVCAISQVIGRKRADAGCSQCCHGDLCNVKGCGQELHISDGPVCYSCDSSLGTDGCEKVQQCGRDEVCQITAQIQFSGLGEKFYSTGCVHKQDASCQLSGKGGCRYCCDSNLCNAVDPCFSRLNSTNPSTYTTASTTPNITSTQTAIITKTKTGTMTAATTPYITSTKYSTITSGTTIAATTTNSASLSTILYNGPCIDESPVVCAYDTICRHHSMRCPKLCKLCV from the exons aTGCTGCTTTTACTGCTGATTTTCTGTTTCTGCACACATACAGCTGAAG GGTATAACTACACGTGCCTCAAATGTACCGAATCTCCGAGACCATATACGTGTCAGACAATCCAACACTGCGGCAGTCATGAG CTTTGCCATCTCGAAGAATATGTCACCACGATAGGATCACGGAGGTTCAACCTGGGATGCATGGATGAAATG GTCTGTGCAATATCACAAGTGATAGGCCGCAAGCGCGCGGATGCAGGGTGCTCCCAGTGTTGCCATGGCGACCTCTGCAACGTGAAAGGTTGCGGACAGG AGCTGCATATATCTGATGGTCCGGTATGCTATTCGTGTGACAGTTCTCTGGGTACTGATGGCTGTGAGAAAGTGCAACAGTGTGGCAGGGACGAG GTGTGTCAGATCACCGCACAAATTCAGTTTTCTGGCCTCGGGGAGAAGTTTTATTCCACAGGATGTGTTCACAAACAA GATGCATCCTGCCAGTTAAGCGGAAAAGGAGGCTGTAGGTACTGCTGTGATTCCAATCTCTGTAACGCTGTTGATCCGTGCTTCTCACGCCTGAACAGCACGAACCCTTCCACGTACACGACCGCCTCCACAACTCCTAACATAACGTCGACCCAAACTGCTATcattaccaaaacaaaaactgGGACCATGACTGCCGCCACAACCCCTTACATAACGTCCACCAAATATTCTACAATAACAAGTGGAACAACGATTGCCGCCACAACTACTAATTCAGCTTCTTTATCGACAATATTGTACAATG GTCCGTGCATCGATGAAAGCCCGGTCGTGTGCGCATATGATACCATTTGCCGTCATCATTCGATGAGGTGCCCAAAACTCTGTAAGCTGTGTGTGTAG